In one Yarrowia lipolytica chromosome 1A, complete sequence genomic region, the following are encoded:
- a CDS encoding uncharacterized protein (Compare to YALI0A09383g, weakly similar to uniprot|P53322 Saccharomyces cerevisiae YGR260w TNA1 related to allantoate transport protein), whose translation MTKIENSHVEYTNDDTERRLSTSSSVNSKKSEVIVSTITATLPPTLASLSQDDIDVLEKKFVRRIDIRMLPMLMLLYILNYLDRNNIATARLGGLEKELNLHSVQYQTAVSILFVGYILMQIPSNMIVSRLGKPGLYLTTCMFIWGTISALTSTVHSFGGLVACRFFLGFIEAVYFPGCLFLLSSWYTRKELALRTSILYCGSLISGAFSGLLGAAIMENMDGMRGISGWRWLFIIEGSFTVLVVPFAYIVLPDFPQTTSWLSQQEKELGIWRLQRETGTTDIDSEESAWQFVKKNMLLVLKDPKVWLVAGINFFNVAAAGVTNFFPSVVETLNFSKTITLVLTAPPYLIATVLVPLNSWHADKTGERCWHIVLPFCVTIASFIIAAATLNTGARYFAMCIMIPSIYMGFVVTLTWMSNTIPRPAAKRGVALALMNCLSNTTSIWNSYLYPKSAAPRYAPAMAANSVFLLVAIGCAIALSMLLKRINKKLDRGEYDIVAEFGENDDDPVVVHQTQSFRYVY comes from the coding sequence ATGACCAAGATCGAAAACTCCCACGTGGAGTACACCAACGATGACACTGAAAGACGACTCAGCACAAGCTCGTCAGTCAACTCCAAGAAATCTGAGGTTATCGTTTCCACAATCACAGCTACCTTGCCTCCTACCCTGGCTTCTCTGAGTCAAGATGACATTGAtgttctggagaagaagtttGTGCGACGAATCGATATTCGAATGCTACCCATGCTGATGCTTCTGTACATTCTTAACTACCTGGATCGAAATAATATCGCTACTGCCCGGTTGGGTGGActtgagaaggagctcaactTGCATTCGGTGCAGTACCAGACAGCTGTTAGTATTCTGTTTGTTGGTTACATTCTCATGCAGATCCCCTCTAACATGATTGTTTCTCGACTCGGAAAGCCTGGTCTTTACCTCACTACCTGCATGTTTATCTGGGGTACTATCTCAGCCCTGACTTCCACTGTTCACAGCTTTGGTGGCCTCGTTGCTTGCCGATTCTTCCTGGGTTTTATTGAGGCCGTCTACTTCCCTGGAtgtctcttcctcctgtCTTCCTGGTACACCCGAAAGGAGCTGGCTCTTCGAACTTCGATCCTGTACTGCGGTTCTCTGATCTCTGGTGCCTTCTCTGGTCTACTTGGAGCTGCAATTATGGAGAACATGGATGGTATGCGAGGCATTTCCGGCTGGAGATGGCTCTTCATCATCGAGGGATCTTTCACGGTTCTGGTTGTTCCCTTTGCCTACATCGTTCTGCCCGACTTCCCCCAGACCACTTCTTGGTTGAGccagcaggagaaggagctgggtATCTGGCGTCTCCAGCGTGAGACTGGTACTACCGACATTGACTCTGAGGAGTCTGCCTGGCAGTTtgtgaagaagaacatgCTTCTCGTGCTTAAGGACCCCAAGGTGTGGCTGGTTGCTGGcatcaacttcttcaacgtTGCCGCCGCTGGTGTCACCAACTTCTTCCCTTCTGTTGTTGAGACCCTTAACTTCTCCAAGACCATCACTCTTGTTCTCACTGCCCCTCCTTACCTCATTGCCACTGTGTTGGTGCCTCTCAACTCCTGGCACGCAGATAAGACCGGTGAGCGGTGCTGGCACATTGTCCTTCCCTTCTGTGTGACCATTGCCAGTTTTAtcattgctgctgccactcTCAACACTGGAGCTAGATACTTTGCCATGTGCATCATGATTCCCTCCATCTATATGGGTTTTGTGGTGACCCTCACCTGGATGAGTAACACCATTCCTCGTCCTGCAGCCAAGCGAGGTGTTGCGCTGGCCCTCATGAACTGTCTCAGTAACACAACCTCTATCTGGAACTCATACCTGTACCCCaagtctgctgctcctcgtTATGCCCCCGCCATGGCTGCCAACTCCGTGTTCCTTCTCGTCGCGATTGGATGTGCAATTGCACTATCCATGTTGCTCAAGCgaatcaacaagaagctggaccGAGGCGAGTATGACATTGTGGCCGAGTTTGGTGAAAATGATGACGATCCTGTTGTCGTTCACCAGACCCAGAGCTTCCGATATGTTTATTAA
- a CDS encoding uncharacterized protein (Compare to YALI0A09262g, uniprot|Q6H9N6 Yarrowia lipolytica Alkaline extracellular protease precursor (AEP2)) encodes MKPSVILSLAVACLAAPMAPQGAYKDALDIINGQSSKFSDSSLRKRHGQEPDSFNIVFKDGVSIDQISEHLKLLDGLINKDSLNGIKTAFDLPSQKDGSGLMGYTGHFDKSIVDTLGNYSDLVTVEKDRIQKLPTFESFKSTQNVYQGTPDAYQGLIDNFFKWWRQGNSPVQDPNNGQGQQPEDDAVQPIGNQPNPIGQFPPPIGGENPFPSNQPSPSKPAPEDPVTAPSTAPSTAPSNGSSPGTGNFQEVPTKNWGLFRVSHKQNSQSQNQYAMNKDTKNPTVAYIVDSGIRTSHKMFEGRASWGANFADNQNVDNAGHGTHVAGTIGGAGYGVSPSTKLISVKVFANMYGSTSQIMQGVSWAIDDYVKNKDKYPRAVINFSGGGDTSEAEDALFRKAVEKGMVVAVAAGNDNTDACGISPGRAGSQTSGFITVAASSSDDSLAIWDPSQNKASNWGSCVDVIAPGTNILSADYQSDDGILSNSGTSMATPHVAGLAAQLMATSSELLTPAQVEDTLINANNGKITGNLNGTPNKLAYNGSGL; translated from the coding sequence ATGAAACCCTCAGTCATTCTGTCTTTGGCCGTGGCCTGTCTGGCCGCTCCCATGGCTCCTCAGGGAGCCTACAAGGACGCTCTTGATATCATCAACGGCCAGTCGTCCAAGTTCAGCGACTCCAGTCTGCGAAAGCGACACGGCCAGGAACCCGACTCCTTCAACATTGTCTTCAAGGATGGCGTGTCCATTGACCAGATTTCTGAACacctcaagctgctggacggCTTGATCAACAAGGACTCTCTCAACGGTATCAAGACCGCCTTTGACTTGCCCTCTCAGAAGGACGGCTCTGGCCTCATGGGCTACACAGGCCACTTTGACAAGAGCATTGTTGATACTCTGGGAAATTACTCGGACCTGGTGACGGTTGAAAAAGACCGAATCCAGAAACTCCCCACCTTTGAGAGCTTCAAGTCCACCCAGAACGTGTACCAGGGTACACCTGATGCCTACCAAGGCCTCATTGACAACTTCTTCAAGTGGTGGAGACAGGGAAACAGTCCGGTCCAGGATCCCAACAACGGCCAAGGCCAGCAGCCTGAAGATGACGCTGTTCAACCCATCGGCAACCAGCCCAACCCTATCGGTCAGTTTCCTCCCCCAATTGGCGGTGAGAATCCGTTCCCATCCAACCAGCCCTCACCTTCTAAGCCTGCTCCTGAAGATCCTGTCACAGCCCCTTCCACCGCCCCCTCAACCGCACCTTCCAACGGCTCTTCTCCCGGAACTGGCAACTTTCAGGAGGTCCCCACCAAGAACTGGGGTCTGTTCCGAGTGTCTCACAAGCAGAACTCGCAGTCCCAGAACCAGTATGCCATGAACAAGGACACCAAGAACCCCACCGTGGCGTACATTGTGGACTCCGGAATCCGAACATCCCACAAGATGTTTGAGGGTCGAGCCTCCTGGGGCGCCAACTTTGCAGATAACCAGAATGTCGACAACGCCGGACACGGAACCCACGTGGCCGGTACcattggaggagctggctaTGGAGTCTCTCCCTCCACCAAGCTGATTTCCGTCAAGGTCTTTGCCAACATGTACGGCTCCACTTCTCAGATCATGCAGGGCGTCTCCTGGGCCATTGACGACTAcgtcaagaacaaggacaagtacCCCCGAGCCGTCATCAACTTttctggtggaggagataCTTCCGAGGCTGAAGACGCGCTTTTCCGAAaggctgtggagaagggtatggttgttgctgtggccGCTGGAAACGACAACACCGATGCCTGTGGAATTTCCCCCGGCCGAGCCGGTAGCCAGACCTCCGGCTTCATCACCGTTgctgcctcctcttccGACGACTCTCTCGCCATCTGGGACCCTTCTCAAAACAAGGCCTCCAACTGGGGTTCTTGTGTTGATGTGATTGCTCCCGGAACCAACATTCTTTCGGCTGACTACCAGTCCGACGACGGTATTCTTTCCAACTCTGGAACATCCATGGCCACGCCCCACGTGGCTGGCCTGGCTGCCCAACTCATGGCTACCTCGTCCGAGCTTCTGACCCCTGCCCAAGTGGAGGACACGCTCATCAACGCCAATAATGGCAAAATCACCGGTAACCTCAATGGTACCCCCAACAAGCTGGCTTACAACGGCTCTGGTCTCTAG
- a CDS encoding uncharacterized protein (Compare to YALI0A09427g, similar to Saccharomyces cerevisiae MST1 (YKL194C); ancestral locus Anc_4.299, uniprot|Q6H9P8 Yarrowia lipolytica Mitochondrial threonyl tRNA synthase), which yields MLRTALRRAAKPSRVPRRTLTTSLPALCSRTECQKSANQPITLTAETKSISDRQQLYWISPESPGSAFFLPHGQRIYSRLGEFMRLQLRVFGFQEISSPIMYKNSLWKQSGHWEKFQDDMFRVQPGHEETSVEEEFSLKPMNCPGHCLLFNSLKRSYRELPLRYSDFSPLHRNEASGALSGLTRVRRFHQDDGHIFCTPEQVESEISRALKLVQQTYNTFGLEISRVVLSTRPETFIGDIEQWNDAEKALTSVLDSWSVSKGKWELNAGDGAFYGPKIDILVKDKHGKEHQTATTQLDFQLPERFQLKYFDASETAQRPVMVHRAVYGSLERFLAILIDHYEGKWPLWLSPRQCMVLPVGEAQNEFAEKVAAQLSGLPSITDQSTPLSASTLFCDVDTRSETLGQKIKQARNEGYSYIAVIGDKEMQEGKVTVQKPGKKDRQLLTVDEARDFFHKEQNAFR from the coding sequence ATGCTGAGAACGGCCCTGAGACGAGCTGCCAAACCTTCCCGGGTGCCTCGAAGAACTCTCACAACCTCCCTTCCGGCTCTGTGCTCTCGAACAGAGTGCCAGAAGTCCGCCAACCAGCCCATCACCCTCACAGCCGAAACCAAGTCCATCTCGGACCGTCAGCAACTATATTGGATCTCCCCTGAGTCTCCAGGCTCGGCATTTTTCCTGCCCCATGGCCAGCGAATCTACAGCCGACTGGGCGAGTTCATGCGACTGCAATTGCGGGTCTTTGGCTTTCAGGAAATCTCGTCTCCCATCATGTACAAAAACTCGTTGTGGAAGCAGTCTGGCCACTGGGAGAAATTCCAGGACGACATGTTCAGAGTGCAGCCTGGTCATGAAGAGACTTCTGTCGAGGAAGAGTTCTCTCTGAAGCCTATGAACTGTCCTGGGCATTGTCTTCTGTTCAACAGTCTGAAACGAAGCTACAGAGAGCTGCCTCTGAGATACTCTGACTTCTCGCCTTTGCATCGAAATGAGGCTTCCGGCGCTCTTAGTGGACTTACGCGTGTTCGACGGTTCCACCAGGATGATGGACATATTTTCTGCACTCCTGAGCAGGTGGAGAGTGAGATTTCGCGAGCTCTCAAACTGGTGCAGCAGACCTACAACACTTTTGGGCTGGAGATTTCGCGTGTTGTGCTCTCTACCCGTCCCGAGACATTTATTGGAGATATTGAGCAGTGGAACGACGCAGAGAAGGCTCTGACCTCGGTGCTGGACTCATGGTCTGTTTCCAAGGGAAAGTGGGAGCTGAACGCTGGCGATGGTGCCTTTTACGGTCCCAAGATTGACATTCTCGTTAAGGACAAGCATGGAAAGGAACATCAAACCGCTACTACGCAGCTCGACTTCCAGCTTCCGGAGCGGTTCCAGCTCAAGTACTTTGATGCATCCGAGACCGCCCAGAGGCCCGTTATGGTCCACCGGGCAGTGTACGGTTCGCTCGAGCGGTTCTTGGCTATTCTGATTGACCATTACGAAGGTAAGTGGCCCCTGTGGCTTTCCCCTCGACAGTGCATGGTGCTCCCCGTGGGAGAGGCTCAGAACGAGTTTGCCGAGAAGGTAGCTGCCCAGCTGTCTGGCCTTCCTTCCATCACAGATCAGTCCACTCCTCTGTCTGCTAGCACTTTGTTCTGCGATGTCGATACTCGATCTGAGACACTGGGCCAGAAGATTAAGCAGGCTCGAAACGAGGGATACTCTTATATTGCTGTGATTGGCGATAAGGAGATGCAGGAGGGCAAGGTGACTGTCCAAAAGCCTGGTAAGAAGGACCGTCAGCTTCTAACTGTTGATGAGGCCCGAGACTTTTTCCACAAGGAGCAGAATGCTTTCAGATAA
- a CDS encoding uncharacterized protein (Compare to YALI0A09405g, no similarity) has protein sequence MDSSGSMVFKVDHFVSPIRRKKRVFYSKDLKELILKISRANIELLERDKRFFHAKVAAQLEENGYDIGRQALARKLREILDEPPPKNDSEYSQQFVSDLQVVREAIGKSKQARVKDERLLYKGDTVFDRPIQMHPPTQQQQQQSPSTPIPGGEHTMSVSPQSGPMDSSLGTNLNDPRRPNAGKTKSKDKRLQYKGHVIHLDEWRSEEPGGVGRQRQHQQQQHRQQQQPQASSSGMAGMVQSMGQGLGQAGQGHGQGHSQRQSMGPGTPGGPGQGQGMVQQGSPVQGQGMGQGGGPSMPPGTPGQGYVSGPSSSGRPSPNTASTPNPDFSALLSDDIDTDLQADLAQELNPIGLGLSNVQSVQGLIDAVGQVSQGNVSHDLLKRLVNETEGLRNTMERSLAWEKERAQQAHEQRRQLIELQKERVELVRRLAG, from the coding sequence ATGGACTCCTCAGGGTCAATGGTGTTCAAAGTGGACCATTTCGTGAGTCCAATTCGACGGAAAAAACGCGTCTTTTATTCCAAAgacctcaaggagctcattcTCAAAATCTCAAGGGCCAACATTGAGCTGTTGGAACGCGACAAACGGTTCTTCCACGCCAAGGTGGCGGCCCAGCTGGAGGAAAATGGCTACGACATTGGACGCCAGGCGCTGGCCCGCAAGCTCCGTGAAATTCTCGACGAACCGCCGCCCAAAAATGACTCGGAATACTCTCAACAGTTTGTCAGCGACCTGCAAGTGGTCCGAGAGGCGATAGGAAAGAGTAAGCAGGCCCGTGTCAAGGACGAACGGCTGCTATACAAGGGCGACACGGTATTCGACAGGCCGATCCAGATGCATCCACccacacaacaacaacagcagcagagtcCCTCTACACCTATTCCCGGAGGGGAACATACcatgtctgtgtctcctCAGAGTGGGCCGATGGACTCATCCCTAGGAACGAACCTGAACGACCCCCGGAGACCCAACGCGGGAAAAACAAAATCAAAGGACAAACGGCTGCAATACaagggtcacgtgatccacCTGGACGAGTGGAGGAGCGAGGAGCCTGGAGGGGTGGGtcggcagcggcagcatcaacaacagcagcatcggcagcaacagcagcctcagGCATCTTCCAGTGGTATGGCAGGGATGGTTCAGAGCATGGGCCAGGGGTTGGGACAAGCTGGTCAGGGACACGGTCAGGGACACAGTCAAAGACAGAGTATGGGTCCAGGTACTCCTGGTGGACCTGGGCAAGGGCAGGGCATGGTTCAACAAGGTTCGCCGGTTCAAGGCCAGGGTATGGGTCAGGGAGGAGGGCCAAGTATGCCTCCTGGGACTCCTGGACAAGGGTATGTCTCGGGGCCCAGCAGTAGCGGCCGTCCTAGCCCCAACACTGCCAGTACACCCAACCCAGACTTTTCCGCCTTACTTTCGGACGATATCGATACAGATCTGCAGGCTGATCTCGCCCAGGAGCTGAATCCCATTGGTCTGGGATTGAGCAACGTGCAAAGTGTTCAAGGGTTGATTGATGCTGTTGGCCAGGTGAGTCAGGGAAACGTAAGTCACGATTTACTCAAGCGTTTGGTCAACGAAACTGAGGGACTTCGCAACACCATGGAACGGAGTCTAGCAtgggagaaggagcgggCTCAACAGGCGCATGAGCAGCGGCGACAGCTGATTGAGCTTCAGAAGGAGCGGGTCGAGTTGGTGAGGCGGTTGGCTGGGTAA
- a CDS encoding uncharacterized protein (Compare to YALI0A09471g, no similarity), translating into MTSTSSSSRAQILATGTPPMFASAKNAIISNVRSLKVPSASGYLAKDVEPTQSVTPFTLSSSVSPATTASANPTSAVSVAQTNSVSRTGTITEECSTEVPASEGPKPTSEAPAASPTLSASVDLTTKVTIVEGITKTLTDASTIAPAPYGESKPEPKPELSEGKPAPSGGR; encoded by the exons ATGACTTCAACCAGCTCTTCTAGTCGAGCTCAGATTCTGGCCACTGGTACTCCTCCAATGTTTGCCAGCGCCAAGAATGCTATTATCTCCAACGTCAGAAGCCTGAAGGTCCCCTCAGCCTCTGGCTACCTTGCCAAAGATGTGGAGCCAACCCAGAGCGTTACTCCTTTTACCTTATCGTCCAGTGTTTCTCCCGCAACTACAGCATCTGCCAACCCGACCAGCGCTGTATCTGTCGCTCAGACTAACTCTGTCTCTAGGACTGGT accatcaccgaGGAGTGCTCCACTGAGGTCCCCGCTTCTGAGGGCCCCAAGCCTACCTCCGAGGCTCCCGCTGCCTCCCCCACTCTTTCTGCTTCCGTCGACCTCACCACAAAGGTCACCATCGTTGAGGGTATCACCAAGACACTGACCGATGCTTCCACCATTGCCCCCGCTCCTTATGGTGAGTCCAAGCCCGagcccaagcccgagctcTCCGAGGGTAAGCCCGCTCCTTCCGGAGGGAGGTGA
- a CDS encoding uncharacterized protein (Compare to YALI0A09284g, no similarity) — protein MKLLSIASAVCLAASALAADSNIEFILAKFLGLDNMVPKNCHAVPGNVKFLVCDRPEPQAINITALDASAYPLPAGQDVEFEVVGKVNHLVQDGAYLNVSVYSGFREVHRGIHPLCDLMKQHKIGRGCPLKPTKKDIRFKRTVSIPDWIPSSRYFVLATIYNPDKSTVISFSGQYDVKGTPETDARYQKEREEEDERRRLERETKKAKEEEAKKADGGNESVPGGAEAADPDSAAPEEPYTVKVDDDHVEVKGEHAEELLGLAKEVAGLAEELVSEQEHETDTSGTTEAPVRDEL, from the coding sequence ATGAAACTCCTCAGCATCGCATCTGCCGTCTGTCTGGCAGCCTCGGCGCTGGCCGCAGACTCCAACATCGAGTTCATTCTCGCCAAGTTTCTGGGTCTCGACAATATGGTGCCCAAAAACTGCCACGCGGTGCCCGGCAACGTCAAGTTCCTTGTGTGCGACCGACCCGAGCCCCAGgccatcaacatcaccgCTCTGGATGCCTCGGCTTACCCTCTGCCTGCGGGCCAGGATGTCGAGTTCGAGGTTGTGGGTAAAGTCAACCACCTTGTCCAGGACGGTGCCTATCTCAACGTGTCCGTCTACTCGGGATTCCGGGAGGTGCACAGAGGCATCCATCCTTTGTGTGATCTAATGAAACAGCACAAGATTGGCCGAGGGTGTCCGTTGAAGCCCACCAAGAAAGATATCCGATTCAAGCGAACGGTCAGCATCCCCGACTGGATCCCTTCGTCCCGCTACTTTGTGCTCGCCACCATCTACAATCCCGACAAGTCGACCGTGATCTCATTCAGTGGCCAGTATGACGTCAAGGGCACCCCCGAAACAGACGCCCGATACCAGAAGGAacgagaggaggaagacgagcgaaggagattggagagagagaccaagaaggccaaggaggaggaggccaagaaggctgaTGGTGGTAATGAGAGTGTTCCCGGAGGtgctgaagctgctgatCCTGACTCTGCTGCGCCAGAAGAACCCTACACCGTCAAGGTGGACGATGATCACGTGGAAGTCAAGGGAGAGCACGCCGAGGAGCTTCTGGgtctggccaaggaggttgcTGGTCTGGCCGAAGAGCTTGTGAGTGAACAGGAGCATGAGACTGATACTTCTGGGACGACTGAGGCTCCTGTTAGAGATGAGCTGTAG
- a CDS encoding uncharacterized protein (Compare to YALI0A09438g, gnl|GLV|YALI0A09438g [Yarrowia lipolytica] weakly similar to DEHA0C10868g related to uniprot|P07253 Saccharomyces cerevisiae YBR120c CBP6) → MSNQVVKQILKKLDQWPMDSVKHYASFRDTMIEHYEPMVNQTPTKTEQAFLEKQNEAFGVLLSDKYMKKDSVDIFSFSLGICKKPMLRALCPYVP, encoded by the exons ATGTCCAACCAAGTCGTCAAGCAGATCCTCAAGAAGTTGGATCAGTGGCCCATGGACTCTGTGAAGCATTATGCCTCTTTCCGAGACACCATGATTGAGCATTACGAGCCCATGGTCAACCAGACCCCCACAAAGACCGAGCAGGCCTTCCTGGAGAAGCAGAACGAGGCTTTTGGCGTTCTCCTCAGCGACAAATacatgaagaag GACTCAGTAGACATATTCAGCTTCTCGTTGGGCATCTGCAAAAAACCGATGTTGCGTGCTCTGTGTCCATATGTGCCCTAA
- a CDS encoding uncharacterized protein (Compare to YALI0A09449g, uniprot|Q6H9Q0 Yarrowia lipolytica weakly similar to uniprot|P41734 Saccharomyces cerevisiae YOR126c EST2 isoamyl acetate hydrolytic enzyme, similar to Saccharomyces cerevisiae IAH1 (YOR126C); ancestral locus Anc_5.449): MLNYSKVIFIGDSLTELSFDPTQFGLGSALSHHFRRRADVYNRGLSGYNSVWLEDQIDRICLEFEDSASQVVLIILWLGTNDSVIPGNPHHVLESEFLTNLKKYTAKLLSTFPEANLLLLTPAPINMTQLQVSTLSDSGKARTPELALQYAQIVVRFFREQCQPDPHVKCIDLYNLLGSGKDDDFYVDGVHLNSAGYREVWNAVHQELVGWVELPLIEPHWTVKAGEQKLGEDHTG; encoded by the coding sequence atgctCAATTACAGCAAAGTCATTTTCATAGGCGACAGTCTGACGGAGCTGTCGTTCGACCCGACACAATTCGGCCTGGGGTCTGCGCTGAGCCACCACTTTCGCCGCAGAGCCGATGTCTACAACCGAGGGCTGAGTGGCTACAACTCTGTGTGGCTCGAAGACCAGATTGACAGGATATGCCTGGAGTTTGAAGACTCAGCAAGTCAGGTGGTGTTGATCATTCTGTGGCTGGGTACCAACGACTCAGTGATCCCAGGAAACCCACATCATGTGCTGGAGTCCGAGTTCCTCACCAATCTCAAGAAGTACACCGCCAAGTTGCTGAGCACGTTCCCCGAAGCAaatcttctgcttctcacTCCGGCGCCCATTAACATGACCCAACTGCAGGTGAGTACCCTGAGTGACAGCGGCAAAGCAAGGACACCCGAGTTGGCGCTGCAATACGCCCAAATCGTGGTCAGGTTTTTCCGGGAACAATGCCAACCAGATCCGCACGTCAAATGCATCGATTTGTACAATCTTTTGGGAAGCGGCAAAGATGACGACTTCTACGTTGATGGCGTCCATCTGAACTCGGCAGGATACAGAGAAGTGTGGAACGCGGTGCATCAGGAGCTTGTGGGCTGGGTCGAACTACCTCTGATCGAGCCTCATTGGACAGTCAAGGCTGGAGAGCAGAAGCTAGGGGAGGATCACACCGGATGA
- a CDS encoding uncharacterized protein (Converted to coding from non-coding YALI0A09443g, weakly similar to uniprot|Q6C2A0 Yarrowia lipolytica YALI0F09537g) yields the protein MSEDTKLRMKMERELELRRSNLDELKSRLNEQDAERHESQNERSKQTSPKASVLLLVDRDWLILAAIMLLDVGSLMSYELTKGIWWPLVQWSWPAQPYF from the exons ATGTCTGAAGATACCAAACTGCgaatgaagatggagcgcgagctggagctgcggCGCAGCAATttggacgagctcaagtCGCGGCTGAACGAGCAGGACGCCGAGCGACACGAGTCCCAAAACGAACGGAGCAAACAGACATCACCAAAG GCTAGCGTGCTACTGCTGGTGGACCGCGATTGGCTGATCTTGGCAGCCATCATGTTGCTCGATGTCGGCTCGTTAATGAGCTACGAACTGACCAAGGGTATCTGGTGGCCGCTGGTCCAGTGGTCATGGCCAGCGCAGCCATATTTCTGA